In Tachysurus fulvidraco isolate hzauxx_2018 chromosome 3, HZAU_PFXX_2.0, whole genome shotgun sequence, a single window of DNA contains:
- the mdc1 gene encoding mediator of DNA damage checkpoint protein 1, with the protein MQVCMDSTQQIEDSFFGEQDDSGDEHELAEGESQREPLAVLKVFKNNHIPETEVPLYQGENVLGRDPSACSVPLQARSVSSRHAVISISVFGPNNRHGHSEDVETLLWDLGSLNGTRKGRLKLSPQVRYALTEGDSVVLADLPCQYVSLKNTERNTHTSAGDKATRSSSSSGSTEGGAVNRVDKGRKKTLLPPVPVWSDEAKRSEPTLVPESDSDSDGEKHGRRERRRIVASDSASSDFSSPTCSAFLTPANKIIPESEDESSITPSSALTGRCPKTGNDTEFSSDSSKPGPLHFSIDSDTDVEDDDMEMTKAKPAIEAAVMAEVPAVNPADLHMDSDTDVEEEDMEKVKTDSEALVRPPAKQDLVDPAVLTMDSDTDVEDDDMEMTKAKPAIEAAVTAEVPAVNPADLHVDSDTDVEEEDMKVKSDSEALGKAPAKQDLVDPAALTMDSDTDVAENKTRHDVASISGPAAALEEKKEALSSAQLNLESDTDDEDVPHIQDSRPPNCHVAEFNMNSDTDVDEDEETTKVTDGKHLVKQDNDFPDARILRHESDSDTDVEDDGAKIGTPTVAKETGTSQTAGERNTDTQHGSSVRLQSPAETLPDELRLNSDTDMEEDEDETEEKAQKCAEGSLQTVQSSTPRGAGLSEEEKETQAFLSPSQLFKRPGLPSLLHPFVSPGGVSHTDDDFAVAETQSFVCDAAQADGTLDETPQSLDVPEPQRSDGASSFQLDLSGSSHQPQEAEELDREPEEEDWQLQSTQLYAMKNSEGSTKAGQTQLDLDATQAYIESSSQEEEGDEGKDEGEDETPLLAALCHSSIHTAETPLIKHGAQKEDLESNEEVGASEPERKEEEIQADSHLSTADTLLIIRSPRQEEQTQPYTVLTEKFQNEREETESKDQEVQDRDEGQNEMEKSVGQENDDGSEIKRNERTVTENGDVRNQVEDVKKERDENKRGENEVGEARTQPAEDDTIVETLPMCEEEDEEGHEEHEDVPSFSRGTWSAQVESTQRIEPDHQTRAAITIAETLPMCEEEEGQEEEENELKNSRRPGRRRKKQEAPEQSAESDKVASATVSETLPMCEEEEGQEEEENELKNSRRPGRRRKKQEAPKLPVESDLDASTTISETLPMCEVEEGREEEENKLKNSRRPGRRRPTEEAPKQSVESDKVTSATISETLPMCEEDDKGEEEEQPSKVLSTKRSGMRRQNPKANHRRPVEVPETLPMCEEEEGQEEKPQSEVKSVRKSHRGRQTSKSEATQSVEADSTAEATKPQREEEEEQNSRRSLRVQERGRAASVKGKGRGRAAAGKDRAGKRGKVEKDEESEEDIDNGSKGGGGKKLKQNSKDDDKTRLGLAQAENEEKERLKKQEDKEEIKRLQKEREEREEREKKEQEKKDRLERERIDREKKEREQKEQFEREMKEKEEKERLERKQQLEKERREQEEKDRLEQEREERENKEKEENEKLEKERRERQELEEKIELERKEQEEKDALAREKREREEKEMKEEEENQGRKMKQKEKRGKDNTEGEEKDKRPAPGRRKAEIKGKKSRKDEDQELAEGIKERLESEQEPGERQKQECEESSSKTQEDEQAGSDSKPRRGRRTARKSLAPPAGMEDEGGPAKRTRSRSNSSNSVCSEQSTQDSLCEGRRRGRRRTSTVPSSEKKDTQQAVHSNFRSSDRSSISVAPQGRGRAAKRKSGKPDEQEEHMEEEEERKQSAAVGRGRGGKRSGADDIKVEAEKEEESLPAEDRVKSQTSSRGRKRGADVSTAEAPLPTPKTPRRSLTGPTHKVLFTGVVDEDGEKALVRLGGGLAKGVADMTHLVTDKVRRTVKFLCAVARGVSIVTPDWLIKSAKAGSFLSPNGFLVKDAEQEKKFNFSLQDALGVASSQPLLQGYEIHVTPSVKPEPAQMKEIITCCGARFLPKMPSAHKAQTVVVVSCEEDRALCERARSLSFPVVSAEFLLTGILQQKVDLQTHRLSATPAAAAPKTNARTRGK; encoded by the exons ATG CAAGTCTGCATGGACTCCACCCAGCAGATCGAGGACTCTTTCTTCGGAGAGCAGGATGACTCCGGTGATGAACATGAGctggcagagggagagagtcAAAGAGAGCCACTGGCTGTACTGAAAGTTTTCAAAAACAACCACATCCCAGAGACAG AGGTGCCTCTCTACCAGGGAGAGAACGTTTTAGGGAGAGACCCTTCAGCTTGCTCCGTGCCTCTCCAAGCTCGTTCTGTATCCAGCCGCCATGCCGTCATCTCCATCTCTGTGTTTGGTCCTAATAACCGTCACGGTCACAGTGAAGACGTAGAAACCCTGCTGTGGGACCTGGGCAGTTTAAATGGCACCAGGAAGGGACGACTTAAACTGAGTCCACAAGTACGCTACGCGCTGACTGAGGGAGACAGCGTGGTGCTCGCTGATCTGCCCTGTCAGTACGTCAGCctgaagaacacagagagaaacacgcACACATCCGCCGGTGACAAAGCTACACGTTCGTCATCTTCTAGCGGTAGCACCGAAGGAGGAGCTGTGAACAGAGTGGACAAAGGGAGGAAGAAGACTCTTCTTCCTCCTGTGCCAGTTTGGAGCGATGAAGCGAAAAGAAGCGAGCCGACCCTGGTGCCTGAGTCCGACTCAGACTCTGATGGAGAGAAGCAtggaagaagagagaggaggagaattGTGG CCTCGGACTCGGCATCTTCAGACTTTTCCAGCCCGACATGTTCGGCATTTCTGACCCCTGCAAACAAAATCATACCAGAGAG tgaGGATGAGAGTTCTATTACCCCATCCTCAGCATTGACGGGTAGATGTCCGAAGACAGGGAATGACACCGAATTCTCTTCAGATTCCTCTAAACCCGGTCCACTGCACTTTAGCATAGATAGCGATACAGATGTCGAGGATGATGACATGGAAATGACGAAGGCTAAGCCAGCGATCGAGGCTGCTGTCATGGCGGAAGTGCCCGCTGTGAATCCTGCTGATCTGCACATGGACAGTGACACTGATGTAGAGGAGGAAGACATGGAGAAGGTCAAGACTGATTCAGAAGCTTTAGTAAGACCACCTGCAAAACAGGACCTGGTAGATCCAGCTGTTCTGACCATGGACAGCGATACAGATGTTGAGGATGATGACATGGAAATGACGAAGGCTAAGCCAGCGATCGAGGCTGCTGTCACGGCAGAAGTGCCCGCTGTAAATCCTGCTGATCTGCACGTGGACAGTGACACTGATGTAGAGGAGGAAGATATGAAGGTCAAGAGTGATTCAGAAGCTTTAGGAAAAGCACCTGCAAAACAGGACCTGGTAGATCCAGCTGCTCTGACCATGGACAGTGATACAGATGTGGCGGAGAACAAGACAAGACATGACGTAGCTTCAATTTCTGGACCCGCTGCTGCCctagaagagaagaaagaagcaTTGAGTTCTGCTCAGTTAAACTTGGAGAGCGATACCGATGATGAGGATGTTCCTCACATCCAAGACTCCAGACCTCCAAACTGCCATGTAGCCGAATTCAACATGAACAGCGATACCGATGTGGACGAAGACGAGGAGACGACAAAAGTGACTGACGGCAAGCATCTGGTGAAACAAGACAACGATTTTCCAGATGCCAGAATATTACGTCACGAGTCAGACAGCGATACGGATGTAGAGGATGATGGCGCTAAGATCGGAACTCCCACTGTAGCCAAAGAGACAGGAACCTCTCAGACCGCCGGTGAAcgcaacacagacacacagcatgGCAGTTCTGTTCGACTTCAGTCTCCTGCTGAAACTCTGCCAGATGAGCTCAGGCTAAACAGCGACACGGAcatggaggaggatgaagatgagaCCGAGGAGAAAGCGCAGAAGTGTGCAGAAGGATCATTACAGACTGTCCAGTCGTCTACACCAAGAGGAGCAG GCTTGTCTGAAGAGGAGAAGGAAACACAAGCATTCCTTAGTCCATCCCAACTGTTCAAAC GGCCGGGTCTCCCCTCTCTCCTCCACCCTTTTGTCTCTCCTGGAGGTGTCAGTCACACAGATGATGACTTTGCTGTGGCAGAGACGCAGTCCTTCGTGTGTGATGCTGCTCAAGCTGATGGTACACTAGACGAGACACCACAGTCGCTGGATGTCCCTGAACCTCAGCGCTCAGACGGAGCCTCATCTTTCCAGCTGGACCTTTCAGGTAGCAGCCATCAACCGCAAGAGGCTGAAGAACTTGACCGGGAACCTGAAGAGGAGGACTGGCAACTACAGTCCACTCAGTTATACG cAATGAAAAATTCAGAAGGCAGCACTAAAGCTGGGCAAACACAGCTGGATCTGGATGCCACGCAGGCTTACATCGAGTCTTCAAGCCAAGAAGAAGAGGGAGACGAAGGAAAAGATGAAGGAGAGGATGAGACGCCGCTCCTCGCTGCACTGTGTCACTCCAGCATCCACACTGCTGAAACACCGCTCATCAAACATGGAGCCCAGAAAGAAGATCTTGAATCTAATGAGGAGGTCGGTGCTAGTGAaccagaaagaaaggaagaagagaTCCAAGCGGATTCTCATCTCTCTACCGCAGACACGCTGCTGATCATCAGGAGCCCGAGGCAGGAGGAGCAGACGCAACCCTACACTGTACTCACTGAGAAATTTCAGAATGAACGCGAGGAGACGGAGAGCAAGGATCAAGAGGTACAAGACAGAGACGAGGGACagaatgaaatggaaaaaagtgtGGGACAAGAGAATGATGACGGGAGCGAGatcaaaagaaatgaaagaacgGTGACGGAGAACGGAGACGTTAGAAACCAGGTAGAAGATGTGAAGAAGGAAAGAGACGAGAAtaaaagaggagaaaatgaaGTAGGTGAAGCACGAACGCAGCCTGCTGAGGATGATACCATTGTTGAAACACTGCCCATGTGCGAGGAGGAGGACGAAGAAGGACATGAAGAGCATGAGGATGTTCCCAGCTTCAGCAGAGGAACATGGTCTGCTCAGGTTGAGTCAACACAGCGCATTGAGCCTGATCATCAGACTCGCGCTGCTATCACCATTGCCGAAACACTGCCTATGTGTGAGGAAGAAGAGggacaggaggaagaggagaatgAACTTAAGAATAGCAGAAGACCTGGCAGGAGGAGAAAAAAGCAGGAGGCACCGGAACAGTCTGCTGAGTCTGATAAAGTTGCCAGTGCAACCGTTTCTGAGACGCTGCCTATGTGTGAGGAAGAAGAGggacaggaggaagaggagaacgAACTTAAGAATAGCAGAAGACCCGGCAGGAGGAGAAAAAAGCAGGAGGCACCGAAACTGCCTGTTGAGTCTGATCTAGATGCCAGTACGACCATTTCTGAAACGCTGCCTATGTGCGAGGTAGAAGAGGGacgggaggaagaggagaacaAACTTAAGAATAGTAGAAGACCTGGTAGAAGGAGACCAACGGAGGAGGCACCGAAACAGTCTGTCGAGTCTGATAAAGTTACCAGTGCGACCATTTCCGAGACACTGCCAATGTGTGAGGAGGATGACAAgggagaagaggaagagcaaCCGAGTAAAGTCTTGTCTACCAAGAGATCTGGCATGAGGAGACAAAATCCTAAGGCAAATCACAGAAGGCCCGTCGAGGTTCCCGAAACCTTACCGATGtgtgaggaagaagaaggacaGGAGGAAAAGCCACAGAGTGAAGTCAAGTCTGTTAGAAAATCCCACAGAGGAAGGCAGACTTCTAAATCCGAGGCCACACAATCTGTGGAGGCCGACTCTACTGCTGAAGCTACGAAACCTcaaagggaggaggaggaagagcaaAATAGTAGAAGGAGTCTGAGAGTACaagaaagaggaagagcagCATCTGTAAAGGGTAAGGGTAGAGGAAGAGCTGCTGCAGGGAAAGACAGGGCAGGAAAGAGAGGGAAAGTAGAGAAAGATGAAGAGAGTGAAGAAGACATAGACAATGGGAGCAAAGGAGGAGGTGGAAAGAAGCTGAAGCAGAACTCCAAAGATGACGACAAGACCAGACTCGGGTTAGCGCAAGCggaaaatgaagaaaaggaaCGGTTAAAAAAGCAAGAGGACAAAGAAGAAATCAAGAGACTAcagaaggagagggaggagagagaggaacgTGAAAAGAAGGAGCAAGAAAAGAAGGACagattggagagagagagaatagacagagagaagaaggaaagagaacagaaagaacAGTTTGAAAGggagatgaaagaaaaagaggaaaaagaaaggctCGAAAGGAAACAGCAGCtggaaaaagaaaggagagaacaagaagaaaaagacaggttagagcaagagagggaggagagagagaataaggaaaaggaagaaaatgagAAACTTGAAAAGGAGAGAAGGGAAAGACAAGAACTTGAGGAGAAAATTGAACTTGAAAggaaagaacaagaagaaaaagatgcattagcaagagaaaaaagggagagagaagagaaagaaatgaaggaagaggaggaaaatcAAGGgagaaaaatgaaacagaaggaGAAACGAGGTAAAGACAATACTGAGGGTGAGGAAAAAGACAAGAGACCAGCACCCGGAAGACggaaagcagaaataaaagggaaaaaaagcagGAAAGACGAGGATCAAGAATTAGCAgaaggaataaaagaaagacTGGAGAGCGAACAAGAACCAGGTGAACGACAAAAACAAGAATGTGAAGAAAGCAGCAGTAAAACGCAAGAGGATGAACAAGCTGGGAGCGACTCCAAACCCAGGCGAGGCCGACGCACTGCCAGGAAATCTCTCGCTCCACCTGCTGGCATGGAGGACGAAGGCGGTCCTGCTAAAAGAACTCGCTCGCGCTCCAACTCCTCCAACTCTGTGTGTTCCGAGCAGTCCACTCAGGATAGCCTGTgcgaaggaagaagaagagggagaagaagaactAGCACAGTGCCCTCTAGTGAGAAGAAGGACACACAGCAAGCTGTTCACTCTAACTTCAGGAGCTCAGACAGATCCAGCATAAGTGTGGCCCCTCAGGGCCGAGGCAGGGCAGCGAAGAGGAAGAGTGGGAAACCTGATGAGCAGGAGGAACatatggaggaggaggaggagagaaaacaGTCAGCAGCTGTGGGGAGAGGAAGAGGTGGGAAACGTTCTGGTGCAGATGACATTAAAGTTGAGgcagagaaagaggaggagtcTCTACCTGCTGAGGACAGGGTTAAGAGCCAAACCAGCAGCAGGGGCCGGAAAAGAGGCGCTGATGTTTCTACAGCAGAAGCTCCTCTGCCGACCCCAAAAACCCCTCGCCGCTCTTTAACTGGACCAACACACAAG GTTCTGTTTACAGGAGTAGTGGATGAGGACGGGGAGAAGGCGCTGGTGCGTCTAGGAGGAGGGCTGGCAAAAGGTGTGGCTGACATGACTCACCTTGTGACCGACAAAGTCCGTCGTACCGTTAAGTTCCTGTGCGCTGTAGCCCGCGGCGTGTCCATCGTTACCCCTGACTGGCTAATTAAG TCTGCTAAAGCAGGAAGCTTTCTCTCGCCTAATGGATTCTTAGTAAAAGATGCAGAGCAAGAGAAGAAATTTAACTTCAGTCTGCAGGATGCACTGGGAGTAGCCAGCTCTCAGCCCTTATTACAG GGCTATGAAATACATGTCACACCCTCTGTGAAGCCTGAACCAGCtcaaatgaaagaaatcatTACTTGCTGTGGGGCACGTTTTCTTCCTAAAATGCCCTCTGCTCATAAG GCTCAGACAGTGGTGGTGGTGTCATGTGAAGAGGACAGAGCTCTGTGTGAAAGAGCTCGGAGTTTGTCTTTTCCTGTGGTTAGTGCTGAGTTCCTACTGACTGGCATTCTACAGCAAAAAGTGGACTtgcaaacacacagactttcTGCAACACCCGctgccgcagcacccaaaactAATGCCCGCACACGTGGGAAGTAG
- the tubb5 gene encoding tubulin beta-5 chain, which yields MREIVHIQAGQCGNQIGAKFWEVISDEHGIDPTGTYHGDSDLQLDRISVYYNEATGAKYVPRAILVDLEPGTMDSVRSGPFGQIFRPDNFVFGQSGAGNNWAKGHYTEGAELVDSVLDVVRKESESCDCLQGFQLTHSLGGGTGSGMGTLLISKIREEYPDRIMNTFSVVPSPKVSDTVVEPYNATLSVHQLVENTDETYCIDNEALYDICFRTLKLTTPTYGDLNHLVSATMSGVTTCLRFPGQLNADLRKLAVNMVPFPRLHFFMPGFAPLTSRGSQQYRALTVPELTQQVFDAKNMMAACDPRHGRYLTVAAVFRGRMSMKEVDEQMLNVQNKNSSYFVEWIPNNVKTAVCDIPPRGLKMAVTFIGNSTAIQELFKRISEQFTAMFRRKAFLHWYTGEGMDEMEFTEAESNMNDLVSEYQQYQDATAEEEGEFEEEADEVA from the exons ttCTGGGAGGTGATTAGCGATGAACATGGCATTGACCCAACAGGAACCTACCATGGGGATAGTGACCTGCAGCTGGACAGAATCAGTGTCTACTATAATGAGGCTACAG GAGCTAAATATGTACCCCGAGCTATCCTAGTTGACCTGGAGCCTGGCACCATGGACTCAGTCCGCTCTGGACCCTTCGGCCAAATCTTCAGGCCCGACAACTTCGTGTTTG GTCAGAGTGGTGCTGGTAATAACTGGGCTAAAGGCCACTACACAGAGGGAGCAGAGCTGGTGGATTCTGTCCTGGATGTTGTGAGAAAGGAGTCTGAGAGCTGCGATTGCCTCCAGGGCTTCCAGCTCACCCACTCGCTGGGTGGTGGCACCGGATCCGGTATGGGTACACTGCTCATCAGCAAGATTCGTGAGGAGTATCCTGACCGTATCATGAACACCTTCAGCGTGGTGCCTTCTCCTAAAGTGTCTGACACAGTGGTGGAGCCCTACAACGCCACACTCTCTGTTCATCAGCTGGTGGAGAACACAGACGAGACATACTGCATCGACAACGAAGCTCTGTACGACATCTGCTTCCGCACTCTAAAACTCACCACTCCCACTTATGGCGACCTGAACCACCTCGTCTCTGCCACCATGAGTGGTGTCACCACATGCCTCCGCTTCCCCGGGCAGCTCAATGCTGACCTGCGCAAGCTGGCTGTCAACATGGTGCCCTTCCCACGTCTGCACTTCTTCATGCCTGGTTTTGCACCTCTTACCAGCAGGGGAAGCCAGCAGTATCGTGCTCTCACCGTGCCTGAGCTCACACAGCAGGTCTTTGATGCCAAGAACATGATGGCTGCCTGTGATCCACGCCACGGTCGTTACCTGACCGTAGCCGCTGTCTTCCGTGGCCGCATGTCCATGAAGGAGGTGGATGAACAGATGCTCAACGTTCAGAACAAGAACAGCAGCTACTTTGTGGAATGGATCCCCAACAATGTCAAGACTGCCGTGTGCGACATCCCACCACGCGGTCTCAAGATGGCGGTCACTTTCATCGGTAACAGCACAGCCATCCAGGAGCTGTTCAAACGCATCTCTGAGCAATTCACTGCCATGTTCCGACGCAAGGCCTTCTTGCACTGGTACACTGGAGAGGGCATGGATGAGATGGAGTTCACCGAGGCCGAGAGCAATATGAATGACCTGGTATCTGAGTACCAGCAGTACCAGGATGCTACCGCTGAAGAAGAGGGCGAGTTTGAAGAGGAGGCTGATGAAGTCGCCTAA